One uncultured Campylobacter sp. genomic region harbors:
- a CDS encoding ribose-phosphate pyrophosphokinase: MRGYKIFSGTANPEFAKKISKYLSLPLSECAIKTFSDGEISVQIGESVRGKDVFVIQPTCAPANSNLMELLILTDALKRSSANSITAVVPYFGYARQDRKAAPRVPISAKLVANMMQTAGIDRVVTMDLHAGQIQGFFDVPVDNLYGSLIFLDYLKEKNLKNPIIASPDVGGVARARSFAKKLSLDLVIVDKRREEANKSEVMNIIGDVAGKDVILIDDMIDTAGTIVKAAGAFKEQGAKSVSAFCTHAVLSGPAYERIESGALDGLVVTDTIPLKQESDRIKVISVAPLFGEVIRRVYHDESVNSLFK; encoded by the coding sequence ATGCGCGGATATAAAATTTTCTCCGGCACCGCAAATCCCGAATTTGCCAAAAAAATCTCCAAATATCTCTCGCTGCCGCTTAGCGAGTGCGCGATCAAAACCTTTAGCGACGGCGAAATCAGCGTCCAGATCGGCGAGAGCGTGCGCGGCAAGGACGTCTTCGTCATCCAACCCACATGCGCGCCCGCAAACTCCAATCTGATGGAGCTTCTGATCCTAACCGACGCGCTGAAGCGCTCCAGCGCGAACTCGATCACGGCGGTCGTGCCTTACTTCGGCTACGCTCGCCAAGACCGCAAGGCAGCCCCGCGCGTGCCAATCAGCGCGAAGCTCGTGGCAAATATGATGCAGACGGCGGGGATCGACCGCGTCGTCACGATGGATCTGCACGCGGGGCAGATACAGGGCTTTTTCGACGTGCCGGTCGATAACCTCTACGGCTCGCTGATATTTTTGGACTACCTGAAAGAGAAAAATTTAAAAAATCCGATCATCGCTAGCCCCGACGTGGGCGGCGTCGCGCGCGCCAGAAGCTTTGCCAAAAAGCTCTCGCTCGATCTCGTCATCGTCGATAAGCGCCGCGAGGAGGCGAACAAAAGCGAGGTGATGAACATCATCGGTGATGTCGCAGGCAAGGACGTGATCCTAATCGACGATATGATCGATACCGCGGGCACCATCGTCAAGGCCGCGGGCGCGTTTAAGGAACAGGGCGCGAAGAGCGTCAGTGCGTTTTGCACGCACGCCGTGCTAAGCGGCCCGGCATACGAGCGCATCGAAAGCGGCGCGCTGGACGGCCTAGTCGTGACCGACACGATCCCGCTAAAGCAGGAAAGCGACCGCATCAAGGTAATTAGCGTCGCTCCGCTCTTCGGCGAGGTCATAAGGCGAGTATATCACGACGAGAGCGTAAACAGCTTATTCAAATAA
- a CDS encoding DNA polymerase III subunit gamma/tau, with protein sequence MQALALKYRPKSFEQLIGQDAVAKSLAHALDSGRLSHAYLFSGLRGSGKTSTARIFAKALLCDKGPTGKPCEVCDNCVMANEGRHIDIIEMDAASHRKIDDIRELIEQTKYHPASARFKIFIIDEVHMLTKEASNALLKTLEEPPAYVKFILATTDPLKLPVTVLSRTQHFRFRPIAKSAVVAHLAQILKTENIAYEEGALEILARSGSGSLRDTLTLLDQAIIFSREGITQRAIADMLGLLDPAKIGEILDIVLRQDRAGAIEIIKEVENYNAETIIDEMIANLKDKFLRRDAKFSLLMYERFFRILAGAKSMLAISPDNTYAISMIIFMMMEAVNLREIDELIEVGRSLDQGEGYPSASAPNLNAQSSAPNFRSNSNQSASFAPNNEPGGAAFALSDQGSATSDVPSFTAGAKRPASSAQNSGAAKQSPDASGEIKPGAAAQAQNSNSSVKTGAQNEIYENFLAKIYDRDYDLGEKFSKCVEFLKFERGTLYLLSRAQGQDREYLRKGSRAINSVLKSLFGESAAIKIEQGAPQNGDDPAQSERDRNSAGGATATQSKNSTQGATSESSANTARPRNSTSQSPVNSASQNFTESPTSSSMQGNPESTQTGEQDHRNLTGVQESEQSCAPQINSAANEAQAAKLQTDVARNSEQQNSKNSTTQNSAQRNSATNSNSQNSASNSKLQNSEISSGDDGGEKDDLLRSTDPQNYAAKPRDTSKSVRAAKAGLAELANGAQDGKEILISEMNRLFGEPTKITE encoded by the coding sequence TTGCAAGCACTCGCTTTAAAATACAGACCCAAAAGCTTCGAGCAGCTCATCGGTCAAGACGCCGTCGCCAAAAGCCTTGCGCACGCGCTGGATTCGGGCAGGCTGAGCCACGCATATCTTTTCAGCGGACTTCGTGGCAGCGGCAAAACCTCGACGGCTAGGATTTTTGCCAAAGCGCTTTTATGCGATAAAGGCCCTACCGGCAAGCCGTGCGAGGTCTGCGATAACTGCGTAATGGCAAACGAGGGGCGCCACATCGACATTATCGAGATGGACGCCGCCAGCCACCGCAAGATCGACGATATCCGCGAGCTCATCGAGCAGACGAAGTATCATCCCGCAAGCGCGCGCTTTAAAATTTTTATCATCGACGAGGTGCATATGCTCACCAAAGAGGCCTCCAACGCGCTTTTAAAGACGCTTGAGGAGCCGCCTGCTTACGTAAAATTTATCCTTGCGACTACTGATCCGCTCAAGCTTCCCGTCACAGTGCTATCACGCACTCAGCACTTTCGCTTCAGACCGATCGCCAAAAGCGCCGTCGTAGCGCACCTTGCGCAAATTTTAAAAACCGAAAACATCGCTTACGAAGAGGGCGCGCTCGAAATTTTGGCGCGCAGCGGCTCGGGCTCGCTACGAGACACGCTCACGCTCCTTGATCAAGCGATTATCTTTAGCCGCGAAGGAATCACGCAGCGCGCGATCGCCGATATGTTGGGCTTGCTCGATCCCGCTAAAATTGGCGAAATTTTAGACATCGTGCTGCGCCAGGACCGCGCGGGCGCGATCGAGATCATCAAAGAGGTCGAAAACTACAACGCCGAGACGATAATCGACGAGATGATAGCAAATTTAAAGGATAAATTCCTGCGACGCGACGCGAAATTTAGCCTGCTGATGTATGAGCGGTTTTTCCGCATTTTAGCGGGCGCTAAGAGCATGCTCGCCATCAGCCCGGACAACACCTACGCGATCTCTATGATAATTTTTATGATGATGGAGGCGGTCAATCTACGCGAGATCGACGAGCTGATCGAGGTCGGCAGATCCCTGGATCAAGGCGAAGGCTATCCTTCCGCTTCGGCGCCTAATTTAAATGCGCAAAGCTCCGCGCCGAATTTTAGATCGAATTCCAATCAAAGCGCGTCATTTGCGCCAAATAACGAACCGGGCGGCGCGGCTTTTGCACTGAGCGACCAGGGTAGCGCGACAAGCGACGTGCCTAGCTTTACGGCAGGCGCAAAACGCCCCGCAAGCTCGGCACAAAACTCCGGTGCGGCAAAACAAAGTCCTGACGCAAGCGGCGAGATCAAACCGGGCGCGGCGGCGCAAGCGCAAAATTCTAACTCTTCCGTCAAAACGGGCGCTCAAAATGAAATTTACGAGAATTTTTTAGCCAAAATTTACGACCGAGATTACGATCTAGGCGAGAAATTTAGCAAGTGCGTGGAATTTTTAAAGTTCGAGCGCGGCACGCTGTATCTGCTCTCTCGCGCGCAGGGACAGGACAGAGAGTACCTGCGCAAGGGCTCGCGAGCGATAAATAGCGTGCTAAAATCGCTTTTCGGCGAGAGCGCGGCCATCAAGATTGAGCAAGGCGCGCCGCAAAACGGCGATGATCCCGCCCAAAGCGAGCGCGATCGGAATTCCGCAGGTGGCGCAACCGCTACACAAAGCAAGAATTCTACGCAAGGCGCGACTTCCGAATCCAGCGCCAATACTGCGCGCCCGAGAAATTCGACCTCACAAAGCCCTGTAAATTCCGCGTCGCAAAATTTTACTGAAAGCCCCACCTCTAGCAGCATGCAAGGAAATCCCGAATCTACGCAAACGGGCGAGCAAGATCATAGGAATTTAACCGGCGTGCAAGAGAGCGAGCAGAGCTGTGCACCGCAAATAAATTCCGCCGCAAATGAGGCGCAAGCCGCAAAATTGCAAACGGATGTGGCAAGAAATTCCGAGCAGCAAAATTCGAAAAATTCTACTACGCAAAATTCTGCACAGCGAAATTCCGCGACGAATTCCAATTCGCAAAATTCCGCTTCAAATTCTAAGCTGCAAAATTCCGAAATTTCTTCAGGAGATGACGGCGGGGAGAAAGACGATCTGTTAAGATCCACCGATCCGCAAAACTACGCCGCAAAGCCCCGCGATACAAGCAAGAGCGTGCGCGCCGCCAAGGCAGGCCTCGCCGAGCTCGCAAACGGCGCGCAGGACGGCAAGGAAATTTTAATCTCCGAGATGAATAGGCTATTCGGCGAGCCCACCAAAATCACGGAATAG
- a CDS encoding YajG family lipoprotein, whose protein sequence is MKKFLLGVFALFFVACSQTSSVISLNPYLSKADQTVSGKSVNINAINDQRENQMVIAVINDNDGKLVDEVLLKNNLSAWFDKALRAELEARGVRIDPASPNIVTVNIRSISAAINGYSKENMSARGEIAISIVQGNKTTTKRVSQDQSQFTALRTARSLNPFVQSLLGDIVKKSADQIILTL, encoded by the coding sequence ATGAAAAAATTTTTACTCGGCGTATTTGCGCTATTTTTTGTCGCTTGCTCGCAAACTAGCAGCGTCATCAGCCTAAATCCATATCTTTCTAAGGCCGATCAGACCGTAAGCGGCAAGTCGGTAAATATCAACGCGATCAACGATCAGCGCGAAAATCAGATGGTAATCGCCGTTATAAACGATAACGACGGCAAACTCGTCGATGAGGTGCTTTTAAAAAATAATCTCTCGGCGTGGTTCGATAAGGCGTTGCGCGCGGAGCTTGAGGCTCGCGGCGTAAGGATCGATCCTGCAAGCCCGAATATCGTAACCGTAAATATCAGAAGCATCTCGGCAGCGATCAACGGCTACTCGAAGGAAAATATGAGCGCAAGGGGCGAGATCGCGATCTCTATCGTGCAGGGCAACAAAACTACGACCAAGCGCGTTTCGCAGGATCAGAGCCAATTTACGGCGCTTCGCACGGCTAGATCGCTTAATCCTTTCGTGCAAAGCCTGCTTGGCGACATTGTCAAAAAATCCGCCGATCAAATCATCTTGACGCTTTAG
- a CDS encoding ComF family protein: protein MRCVNCGAFSLRTICAACAANLAECRLSMRQVEGFSVFYYYGYSEIRELILSKHHEYGAAVFARIASLSLAKFPLHLQREISVNPQNYETFKTDGVFKFNAVPLDDDARSGYSHTAILARALKSKLIEPKFHCLRAQNRVKYTGQSLEFRLKHKRNFKILTPPKFPVILVDDIITSGLSMLQARESLIDGGFMPVCGLVLANAKE from the coding sequence ATGCGCTGCGTAAATTGCGGCGCGTTTAGCCTGCGCACGATCTGCGCCGCCTGCGCCGCAAATTTAGCCGAATGCCGCCTAAGTATGCGGCAGGTGGAGGGCTTTAGCGTGTTTTATTACTACGGCTACTCCGAAATTCGAGAGCTTATACTTTCTAAACATCACGAATACGGCGCTGCGGTGTTTGCGCGCATAGCTTCTTTAAGCCTAGCGAAATTCCCGCTTCATCTGCAACGCGAAATTTCTGTAAATCCGCAAAATTACGAAACGTTTAAAACGGACGGGGTTTTTAAATTTAACGCCGTGCCGCTGGATGATGACGCTCGTAGCGGATATTCGCACACGGCGATCTTAGCTCGCGCGCTAAAAAGCAAGCTAATTGAGCCAAAATTTCACTGCCTGCGTGCGCAAAACCGCGTCAAATACACGGGGCAGAGTTTGGAATTTCGCCTAAAACACAAGCGAAATTTTAAAATTTTAACCCCGCCGAAATTCCCCGTGATCCTGGTAGACGACATCATCACCTCGGGTCTTAGCATGCTGCAAGCGCGCGAGAGCTTGATCGATGGTGGCTTTATGCCCGTGTGCGGCTTGGTTTTAGCTAATGCAAAAGAATAA